From Brachyspira pilosicoli, a single genomic window includes:
- a CDS encoding mannitol dehydrogenase family protein yields the protein MKLNINTLNNNKDFFKKANIKIPKYDIKKIIENTNKKPTWIHLGAGNIFRGFIAAVADKLLNDNIIDTGIIAVDTHAAGRDDDYEMIDKVYKPFDNLTLLASIKSNGDIDKKIIGSITNILHADFINYYDSLKKIFISNSLQIVSFTITEKGYSIKDSNGNYSNIVQEDINNEPKKAKNIMSMTAAMLLERYKNGAYPIAMLSIDNCSNNGDKLKSSIIEIAKEWNKNGFADDRFIEYLDNNSKVAFPLSMIDKITPRPSEIIAKKLEDIEFEDMSLFKIGGNNMAPFVNAESTGYLVIEDLFPNGRADFEKAGIYLTDRITVKNSEKMKVATCLNPLHTALAIFGCLLNYDFIYEEMRNHKLKKLVQIIGYDEGMKVVANPKILNPKDFIKEVIEERLVNPYIPDSPQRIATDTSQKIPIRYGETLKSYAENKLDCSSLIGIPLTIAAWIRYLMGIDDKGNVIEISPDPMLEELQQHIKYIKFKEPESLGNNLKPILSNKTIFAVNLYDEKINLGDKIENYFKEMISKENAVKECLEKYIK from the coding sequence ATGAAATTAAATATAAATACATTAAATAATAATAAAGATTTTTTTAAAAAAGCTAATATAAAAATTCCAAAATATGATATAAAAAAAATTATAGAAAATACAAATAAAAAACCTACCTGGATTCATTTAGGTGCAGGAAATATATTCAGAGGATTTATAGCAGCAGTGGCAGATAAGCTTTTAAATGATAATATAATAGATACAGGTATAATAGCCGTAGACACGCATGCTGCTGGAAGAGATGATGATTATGAAATGATTGATAAAGTTTATAAGCCTTTCGATAATCTTACCCTTTTAGCATCTATAAAAAGCAATGGTGATATAGATAAAAAAATTATAGGAAGCATAACTAATATACTGCATGCTGATTTTATAAATTATTATGATTCATTAAAGAAGATATTTATATCAAACTCTCTTCAAATAGTAAGTTTTACAATTACTGAAAAAGGCTATTCTATAAAAGACTCAAACGGCAATTACAGCAATATAGTTCAAGAAGATATTAATAATGAACCGAAAAAAGCAAAAAATATTATGAGTATGACTGCTGCTATGCTTTTGGAAAGATACAAAAACGGAGCTTATCCCATAGCTATGCTTAGTATAGATAACTGCTCTAATAATGGAGATAAATTGAAATCATCTATTATTGAAATAGCTAAAGAGTGGAATAAAAATGGTTTTGCTGATGATAGATTTATAGAATATCTTGATAATAATAGCAAAGTTGCTTTTCCTTTAAGCATGATTGATAAAATAACTCCAAGGCCTTCTGAAATTATAGCAAAAAAATTAGAAGATATTGAGTTTGAAGATATGAGTTTATTTAAAATAGGCGGCAACAATATGGCACCTTTTGTAAATGCTGAAAGTACTGGATATTTAGTTATAGAAGATTTATTTCCAAACGGAAGAGCAGATTTTGAAAAAGCTGGTATATATTTAACAGATAGAATAACGGTTAAAAATTCAGAGAAAATGAAAGTTGCAACATGCTTAAATCCTTTGCATACAGCTTTAGCAATATTTGGATGCTTACTCAATTATGATTTTATTTATGAAGAGATGAGAAATCATAAATTAAAAAAATTAGTTCAAATAATAGGATATGATGAGGGTATGAAAGTAGTTGCTAATCCTAAAATTTTGAATCCTAAAGATTTTATAAAAGAGGTAATTGAAGAGCGTTTAGTAAATCCTTATATACCAGATTCGCCTCAAAGAATAGCAACAGACACCTCTCAAAAAATACCTATAAGATATGGAGAAACTCTAAAATCTTATGCAGAAAATAAACTTGATTGTTCTTCTTTAATAGGCATACCTCTAACAATAGCAGCTTGGATTAGATATTTAATGGGTATAGATGATAAAGGAAATGTAATAGAAATAAGCCCAGACCCTATGCTTGAAGAATTACAACAACATATAAAATATATAAAATTCAAAGAACCTGAAAGCTTAGGAAATAATCTAAAACCTATATTATCAAACAAAACTATATTTGCTGTTAATTTATACGATGAAAAAATAAATTTAGGAGACAAAATAGAAAATTATTTTAAAGAAATGATAAGTAAAGAAAATGCTGTAAAAGAATGCTTAGAAAAATACATAAAATGA
- a CDS encoding B3/4 domain-containing protein translates to MKFKIEKKVFNTLDNLCIAFVVAKNIDNRENDKYVMDLLDNNLSKSQKELENIKIKEYSEILCYRNAFEKLSINPNKFLSSIEAILTRVSKGKGFPHINKIVDLVNALSIKYRLPMGSHDIDSMNDDFCVRYSVKGDKFLPFGETETELLEDNELVYTCGNDIRTRRWIWRQSEYGKIVETTTNIIFPIDGFIGVNDKKVMDARDELETILKELFNCTTIKGFLSKENNESEEF, encoded by the coding sequence ATGAAATTTAAAATAGAAAAAAAAGTATTTAACACTTTAGATAATTTATGCATAGCATTTGTTGTAGCTAAAAATATAGACAACAGAGAAAATGATAAATATGTTATGGATTTACTTGATAACAACTTATCAAAATCTCAAAAAGAATTAGAAAATATAAAGATAAAAGAATATAGTGAAATATTATGCTATAGAAATGCTTTTGAAAAGTTATCTATTAACCCTAATAAATTTTTATCATCTATAGAGGCTATTCTTACAAGAGTGTCAAAAGGTAAAGGGTTCCCTCATATAAATAAAATAGTAGATTTAGTTAATGCTTTATCTATAAAATACAGACTTCCTATGGGTTCTCATGATATTGATTCTATGAATGATGATTTTTGTGTAAGATATTCTGTTAAGGGGGATAAGTTTTTACCTTTTGGGGAGACTGAAACAGAATTATTAGAAGATAATGAACTTGTATACACTTGCGGTAATGATATAAGAACAAGAAGATGGATATGGAGGCAAAGCGAGTATGGAAAGATTGTAGAGACTACAACTAATATTATTTTTCCAATAGATGGTTTTATTGGTGTTAATGATAAAAAAGTAATGGATGCTAGAGATGAACTTGAAACTATTTTAAAAGAGTTATTTAATTGCACCACTATAAAAGGTTTTTTAAGCAAAGAAAATAATGAATCTGAAGAGTTTTAA
- a CDS encoding TIGR03960 family B12-binding radical SAM protein, with protein sequence MNNNSSSSMREEILNLVKSEEIVKPTRYLGGEINAIIKPNMPFKFVMCFADMYEVAISNLGLSILYEVINSIEYASCERVYSIAEDFEKLLREKNIPLYTLETFSRVKDADVLGFTLQYELIYTNILQVLELSQIPIHRESRGEDVPIIAAGGPSVFNPFPLVDFIDVFLFGEFDFEMKNFVDIIYNLKKNGAKRDDILKELSKLEYAYVPKYPRDNVKRIFVENINEMPYVKKPLVPLVEGIQNRISIEIARGCTHSCRFCLAGITYRPVRNRTIEKIVDIAMESLEATGANTLNLFSLSADDYPYIGELIEYLQTLGEHKGFSLSLPSLRIDSFDKETAKRIGQFRKTGLTFALEVGSHELREKINKSMDEDAIYNILADVHKMGWKIVKIYFMIGFTDNPEKESDEIIEALEKMLEVSKKKVKINAAINVFIPKPHTPLENNNQLTDEEAIYYIGKIRDHFRGSKVAIKYHPPRMAEIEGIISRGDEKIGDIIYKAYKKGARFDAWVEHFKYDVWKEVIEESGYTIKGLLSKKINMPWKCIDTLVSQQFFDKEYERFQNGKFTDYCFTGNCQNCGIDYKKYCHKYKKEVLNTNFTQMVEELKTLNKRDIFAVNYKVFMKFKKEGISSLLGMHDLSRVMVCALKIAGASIALSKGFHPLEKIVFTPPTPFACESDAEYMEVSLTDNIDIDLLKNKINNLLSHIGIEILEANFIAANIKKIQTLPKNILYKINTNDNSKAFNLLSNKETLKESEERLGDYILNKKDNDIFVTILQNDNKPIRIRDIKSYLLKNNVNIISLRKLELVYS encoded by the coding sequence ATGAACAATAATTCAAGCAGCAGTATGAGAGAAGAGATATTAAATCTTGTAAAAAGCGAGGAGATAGTAAAACCTACCAGATATTTAGGCGGCGAGATAAACGCTATAATAAAACCTAATATGCCTTTTAAATTTGTTATGTGTTTTGCTGATATGTATGAAGTAGCAATTAGCAATTTGGGGCTTTCTATACTTTATGAGGTTATTAACTCTATTGAATATGCTTCTTGCGAGAGAGTGTATAGTATTGCTGAAGATTTTGAGAAACTTTTAAGAGAAAAAAATATACCGCTTTATACTTTAGAAACTTTCAGCAGAGTAAAAGATGCTGATGTTTTGGGGTTTACTTTGCAGTATGAGCTTATATATACAAATATACTTCAAGTGTTGGAATTAAGTCAAATACCTATACATAGAGAGAGTAGGGGAGAAGATGTACCTATAATAGCTGCAGGAGGCCCAAGCGTATTTAATCCTTTTCCTTTGGTTGATTTTATTGATGTGTTTTTGTTTGGCGAATTTGATTTTGAGATGAAAAACTTTGTAGATATAATTTATAATCTCAAGAAAAACGGAGCTAAAAGAGATGATATATTAAAAGAGCTTTCAAAACTTGAATATGCTTATGTTCCAAAATATCCAAGAGATAATGTAAAAAGAATATTCGTTGAAAATATTAATGAAATGCCTTATGTGAAGAAACCGTTAGTTCCTCTTGTTGAAGGCATACAAAATAGAATATCCATTGAAATAGCGAGAGGTTGTACACATAGCTGCAGATTTTGTTTAGCTGGAATTACCTATAGACCTGTAAGAAACCGTACTATAGAAAAAATAGTAGACATAGCAATGGAGTCTTTAGAGGCAACGGGAGCAAACACTTTAAATTTATTTTCACTTTCTGCTGATGATTATCCTTATATTGGTGAATTAATAGAATATTTACAGACACTCGGAGAGCATAAAGGATTTTCTCTATCCTTGCCTTCATTAAGAATAGATTCATTCGATAAAGAAACTGCAAAGCGAATTGGTCAATTTAGAAAAACAGGATTAACATTTGCATTAGAAGTAGGAAGCCACGAGTTAAGAGAAAAGATAAACAAATCAATGGACGAAGATGCAATTTATAATATACTTGCCGATGTTCATAAGATGGGCTGGAAGATAGTAAAAATATATTTTATGATAGGATTCACCGATAACCCAGAAAAAGAATCTGATGAAATAATAGAAGCTCTTGAAAAAATGCTGGAAGTATCAAAAAAGAAAGTAAAAATAAATGCCGCAATTAATGTGTTTATACCAAAACCTCATACACCTTTAGAAAATAATAATCAGCTTACAGATGAAGAAGCTATTTACTATATAGGAAAAATAAGAGACCATTTTAGAGGAAGCAAAGTAGCTATAAAATATCATCCTCCAAGAATGGCAGAAATTGAAGGGATAATATCAAGAGGCGATGAAAAAATAGGAGATATTATTTATAAAGCATATAAAAAAGGTGCAAGATTTGATGCTTGGGTTGAGCATTTCAAATATGATGTTTGGAAGGAAGTTATAGAAGAGAGCGGATACACCATAAAAGGACTATTAAGCAAAAAAATAAATATGCCTTGGAAATGCATTGACACTCTTGTAAGTCAGCAATTTTTTGATAAGGAATATGAAAGATTTCAAAATGGAAAGTTTACAGACTACTGTTTTACAGGAAACTGTCAAAATTGTGGTATAGATTATAAAAAATATTGCCATAAATATAAAAAAGAAGTGTTAAATACAAACTTTACTCAAATGGTTGAAGAATTAAAAACTCTAAATAAAAGAGATATATTCGCTGTAAACTATAAAGTATTTATGAAGTTTAAAAAAGAAGGCATATCATCTCTTTTGGGTATGCATGATTTATCGCGTGTAATGGTTTGTGCTTTAAAGATAGCAGGTGCAAGCATAGCATTAAGCAAAGGTTTTCACCCTCTTGAAAAAATAGTATTTACGCCTCCTACTCCTTTTGCCTGCGAGAGTGATGCTGAATATATGGAAGTAAGTTTAACTGATAATATAGACATAGATTTACTTAAAAACAAAATTAATAACTTACTCTCTCATATAGGAATAGAAATATTAGAAGCTAACTTTATAGCTGCAAACATAAAAAAAATACAAACTCTTCCAAAAAACATTTTATATAAAATAAATACTAATGATAACAGTAAAGCATTTAATTTACTTTCAAATAAAGAAACTCTAAAAGAAAGTGAAGAGCGTTTGGGAGATTATATATTAAACAAAAAAGATAATGATATATTTGTAACTATACTACAAAATGATAATAAACCTATAAGAATCAGAGATATTAAGAGCTATTTGTTGAAAAACAATGTTAATATAATAAGCTTAAGGAAATTAGAGTTAGTATATAGCTGA
- a CDS encoding class I SAM-dependent methyltransferase, which produces MEESRKSIIVEHYINRVNDLNIPDYKVVDWESEDAQNLRFKALIEHFNMSGNVLLDVGCGVGSLAEYIDKNNINLYYIGIDIMPEMVERAKSKTYKNISPQFMTMDFFKKTDIEDDVDYIYTSGIFNLNLGNNEAFLKEAIEAFLLAARKGVCFNLLDISCKEKYGDKYYYYKKDDILLLTQDILKKLNLNYKIHIEDKYLQNDFSVFIDF; this is translated from the coding sequence ATGGAAGAAAGCAGAAAATCTATAATAGTAGAGCATTATATAAACAGAGTAAATGACTTAAATATTCCAGATTATAAAGTAGTTGACTGGGAATCTGAAGACGCACAGAATTTAAGGTTTAAGGCATTAATAGAGCATTTTAATATGAGCGGTAATGTTTTACTTGATGTTGGATGCGGGGTTGGAAGTTTAGCTGAATATATAGATAAAAATAACATCAATTTATATTACATAGGTATAGATATTATGCCTGAGATGGTTGAGAGAGCAAAATCAAAAACTTATAAAAATATTAGCCCGCAATTTATGACTATGGATTTCTTTAAAAAGACTGATATAGAAGATGATGTTGATTATATATACACTTCTGGAATATTTAATTTGAACTTGGGAAACAATGAAGCATTTTTAAAAGAGGCTATAGAAGCATTTTTGTTGGCGGCAAGAAAGGGAGTTTGTTTTAATTTGCTTGATATATCTTGTAAAGAAAAATATGGAGATAAATATTATTATTACAAAAAAGATGATATACTTCTGCTTACTCAAGATATATTAAAAAAGCTTAATTTAAATTATAAAATACATATAGAAGATAAATATTTACAAAACGATTTTTCTGTATTTATAGATTTTTAA
- a CDS encoding aldose epimerase family protein, translating into MQVKNFNNGYLLYELKNKNDMILKLTDIGASIVGVFVKDKNNNDIQVSFGSDDIYFYLKAHDYIGASVGRVANRTINAEFTLDGVTYKLAKNDNNKHHLHGGVEGISFKKFDSKCINDKTVLFSYFSKDGEEGYPGNVNINITYTLTDDNEIIIDYFAKTDKKTPLNFTNHAYWNLNGDGTIYEHELFIDSKYYLPVTDECVSTGEILKTDNTPFDFTKNKKVGIDIEKCGGYDNCFIFTNNDINKLKAKAYSEKTGISLEFYTTQPAMHFYSGNMLNNREVRNTVLNKHMAFCFESEYLPGTLNFLHFPSIIYSPDRDYKEKTIYKLSLNK; encoded by the coding sequence ATGCAAGTAAAAAATTTTAATAATGGCTATTTACTTTATGAACTAAAAAATAAAAATGATATGATATTAAAACTCACAGATATTGGGGCTTCAATAGTTGGAGTATTTGTAAAAGATAAAAACAATAATGATATTCAGGTTTCTTTTGGAAGCGATGATATTTATTTTTATCTTAAAGCCCATGATTATATAGGTGCTTCTGTTGGACGAGTTGCAAATAGAACTATAAATGCAGAATTTACATTAGACGGCGTAACATATAAATTGGCTAAAAATGATAATAACAAACATCATCTTCATGGAGGTGTTGAGGGTATATCTTTTAAAAAATTTGATTCTAAATGTATTAATGATAAAACAGTATTATTTTCTTATTTTTCAAAAGACGGTGAAGAGGGCTACCCAGGAAACGTAAATATTAATATTACTTACACTCTTACTGATGATAATGAGATAATAATAGATTATTTTGCAAAAACAGATAAAAAAACTCCTTTAAACTTTACCAACCATGCATATTGGAATCTAAATGGAGACGGCACTATATATGAGCATGAATTATTTATAGATTCAAAATATTATCTTCCTGTAACAGATGAATGCGTATCTACTGGAGAGATTTTAAAAACAGATAACACTCCTTTTGACTTTACAAAAAACAAAAAAGTAGGGATAGATATAGAAAAATGCGGAGGATATGATAATTGTTTTATATTTACTAATAATGATATAAATAAATTAAAGGCTAAGGCTTATAGTGAAAAAACAGGTATAAGTTTAGAGTTTTACACAACACAACCTGCTATGCATTTTTATTCTGGAAACATGCTTAATAATAGAGAAGTGAGAAATACTGTATTAAATAAACATATGGCTTTTTGTTTTGAGAGTGAGTATTTACCTGGTACTTTGAATTTTTTGCATTTTCCTAGTATAATATATTCGCCTGACAGGGATTATAAAGAGAAAACTATATATAAATTAAGTTTAAATAAATAA
- the glyS gene encoding glycine--tRNA ligase subunit beta yields MKDLLIEILVEEIPADFAYPASMSFKKIMEDTLKNNGIGFKSIIAYTTPRRLSVLVEEVEEKSKDEVVESRGPLLDSAIKDGSLTKAGEGFLKSHNIDNIKNIDEKEDFNKAYIKEVGGKKYLFVKKEKKGVDTKKLFEEVLEDIVSKIDFKKKMRWGNKDFAFVRPIRNVLALFGNEVIKTTVAGIETNNKVTGHRLLSPEFKEINNPKDYEKTLEEKHVIVSREKRLENIVSQLENIEKEFGFEAVSKKKVSEIVVDLVEEPYLLTAEFDSKFLEVPKEVLTSEMIEHQKYFPLCKKDGSLTNIFVITANQPKTPQIIAGNIRVLTARLSDGRFLYQEDIRKGMDEMNERLEMLMFRKELGSVSDKVKRLERNSEILIKLLGYDNDKENILKAIKYMKSDLVSNMVYNFPELQGIMGGYFAKSMNLNDDVALAINEQYRPLFASDNIPSNDTGKAIAILDKMDNIVAGFYVADIPTGSQDPNALRRQALGIVNILIKSKKHVNLKKLIEDSINSMPKDAKVNKSNDLLNDIFEFFKSRFENDIDFAKDSVAGVLSTGIDDMYDAYLKIEAIDAFRKKNEELFSNLLLVFKRVKNMIKSAKEVSLDESLLKEEAEKSLYNTYKEKLNEVNKLMEKREYEQTFALLASLYEPLDKFFKDIMVNVDDEKIKNNRIALLSSVDKIFKNMLDFSSLVK; encoded by the coding sequence GTGAAAGATTTACTTATTGAAATATTGGTTGAAGAGATACCTGCAGATTTTGCCTATCCTGCAAGTATGAGTTTTAAGAAAATTATGGAAGATACCCTAAAAAATAATGGTATAGGTTTCAAATCCATAATAGCCTACACAACTCCAAGAAGATTATCTGTTCTTGTTGAAGAAGTAGAAGAAAAGTCAAAAGATGAAGTTGTAGAGTCAAGAGGACCTTTATTAGATAGTGCTATAAAAGACGGTTCTTTAACAAAAGCAGGAGAAGGGTTTTTAAAATCTCATAATATTGACAATATTAAAAATATAGATGAAAAAGAAGATTTTAATAAAGCATATATAAAAGAAGTAGGCGGAAAAAAATATTTATTTGTGAAAAAAGAAAAAAAAGGCGTAGATACTAAAAAATTATTCGAAGAAGTATTAGAAGATATTGTATCTAAAATAGATTTCAAAAAGAAAATGAGATGGGGAAATAAAGATTTTGCATTTGTACGTCCTATTAGAAATGTGCTCGCTTTATTTGGTAATGAAGTTATAAAAACTACTGTTGCTGGAATAGAGACTAACAATAAAGTAACTGGACATAGGCTGCTCTCTCCAGAGTTTAAAGAAATTAATAACCCTAAAGATTATGAAAAAACTTTAGAAGAAAAACATGTAATTGTTTCAAGAGAAAAAAGATTAGAAAATATAGTAAGTCAATTAGAAAATATCGAAAAAGAGTTTGGTTTTGAAGCTGTTTCAAAGAAAAAAGTTTCTGAAATAGTTGTGGATTTGGTAGAAGAACCTTATTTACTTACTGCTGAATTTGATTCTAAATTTTTAGAGGTACCTAAAGAAGTTTTAACAAGTGAAATGATTGAGCACCAAAAATATTTCCCATTATGTAAAAAAGACGGCTCTTTAACTAATATATTTGTAATTACAGCTAATCAGCCTAAAACTCCTCAAATAATAGCAGGAAACATAAGAGTATTAACAGCAAGACTTTCAGACGGTAGATTCCTTTATCAAGAAGATATTAGAAAGGGCATGGACGAAATGAATGAAAGACTTGAGATGCTTATGTTTAGAAAAGAGCTTGGAAGCGTTTCTGATAAAGTAAAAAGACTTGAGAGAAACTCTGAGATTTTAATAAAGCTTTTGGGTTATGATAATGATAAAGAAAATATACTTAAAGCTATAAAATATATGAAATCAGATTTGGTAAGTAATATGGTTTACAACTTCCCAGAGCTTCAAGGTATAATGGGCGGTTATTTTGCTAAGTCTATGAATCTTAATGATGATGTAGCCTTAGCTATTAACGAACAATACAGACCTTTATTTGCTTCTGATAATATACCTTCTAATGATACTGGTAAGGCTATAGCTATACTTGACAAGATGGATAATATTGTAGCTGGTTTCTATGTTGCTGATATACCTACTGGCTCTCAAGACCCTAATGCTTTAAGAAGACAGGCACTTGGTATTGTAAACATTCTTATAAAATCTAAAAAGCATGTTAATCTTAAAAAATTAATAGAAGATTCTATTAACTCTATGCCTAAAGATGCTAAAGTAAATAAAAGCAATGATTTATTGAATGATATATTTGAGTTCTTTAAATCTCGTTTTGAAAATGATATTGACTTTGCAAAAGATTCTGTTGCGGGTGTTCTTTCTACTGGCATAGATGATATGTATGATGCTTACTTAAAGATAGAAGCTATTGATGCGTTTAGAAAGAAAAATGAAGAATTATTCTCTAATCTTTTATTAGTGTTTAAGAGAGTAAAAAATATGATTAAATCTGCTAAAGAGGTTAGTTTAGATGAATCATTATTAAAAGAGGAAGCAGAGAAATCTTTATACAATACTTATAAAGAAAAATTAAATGAAGTTAATAAACTTATGGAAAAAAGAGAATATGAACAAACATTTGCTTTATTAGCAAGTCTTTATGAACCATTAGACAAGTTCTTTAAAGATATTATGGTAAATGTAGATGATGAGAAAATAAAAAATAACCGTATAGCTTTGCTTTCTTCAGTAGATAAGATTTTCAAGAATATGCTTGACTTCTCTAGTTTGGTAAAATAA
- a CDS encoding YczE/YyaS/YitT family protein — MNREIFKNRFIERCIILLIGLAIMSLGISFSIKAALGTSPISSVPYVASSISGLSVGVTTIIINLVFILIQILLLRKKYDLFQLFQIPALILFGLMIDFSAYLIKDITYTNYFQQWLLCILGIMLLGLGVSIEVMAKLVTTPGEGVVLAICKIFSVKFGNTKIAFDTLLVIIAVVTVLSFLGHLEGVREGTIAGAIFVGLLTKQFSKPLKVLEEKYLLS; from the coding sequence ATGAACAGAGAAATTTTTAAAAATCGTTTTATTGAAAGATGTATAATATTATTAATCGGTCTTGCTATTATGTCTTTAGGAATATCATTTTCTATTAAAGCGGCACTTGGCACCTCTCCTATTTCGAGTGTGCCGTATGTGGCAAGTTCAATATCAGGTTTATCAGTAGGTGTAACAACTATTATTATCAATCTTGTGTTTATATTAATACAAATATTACTTCTCAGAAAAAAGTATGATTTATTTCAGCTTTTTCAAATACCTGCACTTATTTTGTTTGGTCTTATGATTGATTTTTCTGCTTATTTAATAAAAGATATAACATACACAAATTATTTTCAGCAATGGCTTTTATGTATATTAGGAATAATGTTACTTGGTTTAGGTGTAAGCATAGAAGTAATGGCAAAATTAGTTACTACACCTGGAGAGGGAGTTGTTTTAGCAATTTGTAAAATATTTTCTGTAAAATTCGGCAATACTAAAATAGCATTTGACACATTGTTAGTAATAATAGCAGTTGTAACCGTGTTATCATTTTTAGGACATTTGGAAGGAGTGAGAGAAGGAACTATTGCAGGAGCTATTTTTGTAGGATTATTAACTAAACAATTCAGCAAACCTTTGAAAGTATTAGAAGAGAAGTATTTGTTATCGTAA
- a CDS encoding MarR family winged helix-turn-helix transcriptional regulator: MKANSMFAKRVMLEANKIGLTSGQPKVLYFLSKFKEADQKTIANYLEIEQTTVGSILLGMENAGLITRKQHDGNRRSLYVSLTEKGVEASNYMQKVFEDIESIATNEISKEDEEKLKELLMKMCQSLKGV; encoded by the coding sequence ATGAAAGCTAATTCTATGTTTGCAAAGAGAGTAATGCTTGAAGCAAACAAAATAGGGCTTACATCTGGTCAGCCTAAAGTATTATATTTTTTATCTAAATTCAAAGAAGCAGACCAGAAAACTATAGCAAATTATTTAGAAATAGAGCAAACAACTGTAGGAAGCATATTATTGGGTATGGAAAATGCTGGGCTCATCACAAGAAAGCAGCATGACGGTAATAGGCGTTCTCTTTATGTTTCTCTAACAGAAAAGGGAGTAGAAGCTTCAAATTATATGCAGAAAGTTTTTGAAGATATAGAAAGTATTGCTACAAATGAGATATCAAAAGAAGATGAAGAAAAATTAAAAGAACTGTTAATGAAAATGTGTCAGTCGCTTAAGGGAGTTTAA
- a CDS encoding PepSY-like domain-containing protein — MKKQVKQIILIASIMMVSIATVFAADMPIQANQLPKKAQDFITANFPSDQIVYAEQDRNSFKAELASGVEIDFNKNGDWTDVSAKMPLPTKFIPAAVIKAVETKYPQVPVLEISKEYNSYKLKLGNNREVYVDNSGKIVGDKLD, encoded by the coding sequence ATGAAAAAACAAGTAAAACAAATTATTCTAATTGCTTCTATTATGATGGTGTCTATAGCTACGGTGTTTGCAGCAGATATGCCTATACAGGCTAATCAGCTTCCAAAAAAAGCACAAGACTTTATCACAGCTAATTTTCCAAGCGACCAAATCGTTTATGCTGAGCAGGACAGAAACAGCTTTAAAGCAGAATTAGCCAGCGGAGTTGAAATAGACTTTAATAAAAACGGTGATTGGACTGATGTGTCTGCTAAAATGCCTTTGCCTACAAAATTTATACCTGCAGCTGTAATAAAAGCAGTAGAAACTAAATATCCTCAAGTTCCTGTTTTAGAAATAAGCAAAGAATATAATAGCTACAAATTAAAACTTGGAAACAACAGAGAAGTTTATGTAGATAATAGCGGTAAAATTGTAGGAGATAAATTAGATTAA